From Gouania willdenowi chromosome 18, fGouWil2.1, whole genome shotgun sequence, one genomic window encodes:
- the zbtb4 gene encoding uncharacterized protein zbtb4, with amino-acid sequence MVSGEKAWDPLHAGLIPSRLSGQSLAPRSGPACNSTYTATTDTAFNQSQQISLPLSSVVRKTFHPVQVSSFSLFQASGRTEAPHKQVLSQSVDSQCGKERKKAEVERLQMKGKRLVQGEAMMEDQLDNISDGPKNAKITLSFPLSAAPLPTSLRSPNHCSSSSSASPSPQRRRPSTKSSDKGSLWKLDATTDVKHKLYKPHRHDSSPSSSPSSSSSPMTVHTFIKKDIKSPPPMKCSKFNSDTQLQRSPHRILSGSLGGCFSGDGGEERHRVSNGTVSPSQTAQILFSIGTSAYQRGRDAEKREKITKRPGGKGVSPRGPSLHPPTLHHPPPLPPAPPPPSEGLTVPLHSPSYPSNDSLNQPELICGVCHRLFSSAASLTVHMRLHRGSRALCCSYCGKVFIHSKRLQSHEASCRVQGLPSKNLHSPSLAVLPKEEPLEEGEVRVEGGMIVGGTDISKARPGKKARSLLARIQDDDAAGTDLLTGDEHHFVKVVDGNVIYFCSVCERSYMTLSSLKRHSNVHSWRRRYPCHYCDKVFALAEYRTKHEVWHTGERRYQCIFCWDAFATYYNLKTHQKAIHGINPSLISSEKTANGGYKQKANALKLYRLLPMRSQKRPYKTYSDSLNNGLLLPPSEASPLSMSGLGCGLDPGDLQSFIEGAHAQTLKPDPDAFSDSIPISVADEHTDLSALTSHPQIDEPQVKKNKSRAHESEQRKNSGSYKMSNSSKTKPLKTCKDSESSMPSVITYGHTKPSVIVHGTAISNSVIVHSNHVSSGSEKSKEDCLSESCNIPTLLQSCPISTKKQRDSADGHRKRSRESYDTRDEASQSREDGEAGRLLHKSRKSHSKSYISTSKQQSASVGSQVKETGPLCQITVRIGEEAIVKRSISETDLRRDKSLSPPKTKRNEVSVRETKDSRHSHSHHHHKHRPQSKAIREAGEDKEKGDCDGKEADMEEEEEEEEEEEEEEKQEVEHEEELRKKSSKSRPEVREYNFRQEVREQESDMEDNLWRPYYKPKRKVQAHLQRVKNWQRKLKYKRSIRIKRRAERLKSNETQKSKDRKQERKSEEAEKIPKTHRDEEEEEKDNISDTLTKKNMNAEEHTEENRYISSPPLLFPKPPQSTSAVAAGTKRRPWTNTNAAECGTCGRWFSSSRKRDKHELSHLLEFVCMFCRATFPSRDKLEDHQHAQHPKPAEGPSVPTRVEKTEGSTIKSIPEVAKNDKDKGGQIRFTERSSSPSQLNRRALSRHMCPQCHKVCKTSSALTRHIRRHELSSGSEKEQEDEVQEGNITKTFFTNTEQQSENRQAPSTQSVSVINYLTSQPPTSSCLTSQTPKDLLVEPRPEHHLSESSHKSEGRPSPVLESKAQIADPPLDSLVKPTVTQHNYTPPTTSPIQSVLVMNESECLDYRTNSKMNVDRLFYRVPSPGHNLPSADESLNVPMTTETRITIEGAPSVSMTTVSNSEMGFMKRDGVIMDRERKDVNNVFLHASYKEAPQVQDLRVQPLSRSPSPEQAQDLTMSSILAREREIERQKEKERELEKQLEKERKKVNNRVQIFSGETHTPKEQTALLVPKEEPLSPVPSPQHIIIQTTVNGAPSQRHTTKSSCRSPSNIGLLSQANRHIHSTSHELDRLTLPTVPTGAGERPSAHALLLPRVPQPPDLKHQDNVSSRELLQRDVTPMDYLAHDYQLPLIVPESYHSGKKPEESLIMSSYPHEALPFGALGKMMVPNSGDLAKIPFYPDPYQLLYRPQLLAYPYNLAALPVALNMMTPGTDKVEPLPFLPAIFNYTTTAGPYMGAGPHPLVANPSLYTGSSSAKKQRESSSSSKP; translated from the coding sequence ATGGTGTCCGGTGAGAAGGCATGGGACCCCCTCCATGCGGGCCTTATTCCGTCACGTCTGAGTGGACAAAGCCTGGCTCCTAGAAGTGGACCTGCTTGCAACTCAACGTATACTGCAACTACGGACACTGCATTTAACCAAAGTCAACAAATTTCACTGCCACTGTCATCAGTGGTTCGAAAGACCTTTCATCCAGTTCAAGTCtcgtcattttcactttttcaagcaTCTGGTCGGACTGAAGCACCACACAAACAAGTCCTCAGTCAAAGTGTGGACTCTCAGTGTGGAAAAgaaaggaagaaagctgaagtgGAGCGCTTGCAGATGAAGGGCAAACGACTTGTTCAGGGAGAAGCCATGATGGAAGACCAGCTGGATAATATAAGTGACGGAcctaaaaatgcaaaaattaccCTGAGCTTTCCGCTGAGTGCAGCTCCCCTCCCAACATCGCTAAGATCACCAAACCACTGTTCCAGCTCGTCTTCAGCCTCACCTTCTCCCCAACGAAGGCGGCCATCCACCAAGAGCTCAGATAAAGGGTCTCTGTGGAAACTAGATGCCACCACAGACGTAAAGCACAAACTGTACAAGCCCCACAGACACGATAGCTCTCCGTCCTCTTCaccttcctcctcttcatctccCATGACTGTTCATACATTCATCAAGAAGGACATAAAATCTCCACCTCCAATGAAGTGCTCCAAATTCAATTCAGATACACAGCTTCAAAGGTCACCCCACAGAATCTTGAGCGGGTCTTTAGGGGGCTGTTTTAGTGGAGATGGGGGGGAGGAAAGACATAGGGTATCAAACGGGACTGTTTCACCCTCCCAAACTGCGCAAATCCTTTTCAGTATAGGCACATCAGCCTATCAGAGAGGCAGGGATGCAGAAAAAAGGGAGAAAATAACCAAAAGACCAGGTGGTAAAGGGGTCAGTCCGCGTGGACCAAGCCTTCATCCACCCACCCTCCATCATCCTCCTCCATTACCACCAGCTCCTCCTCCCCCTTCTGAGGGCCTAACCGTACCCCTGCACTCACCCTCCTACCCCTCCAATGATAGCCTGAACCAGCCCGAATTGATATGCGGGGTGTGTCATCGCCTTTTCAGCTCAGCAGCCTCCCTCACAGTTCACATGCGACTGCATCGTGGCAGCCGTGCCCTCTGTTGCAGTTATTGTGGCAAGGTCTTCATCCACAGCAAGCGACTGCAATCCCATGAGGCCTCCTGTAGGGTGCAAGGCCTACCCTCTAAAAACCTGCATTCTCCCTCTCTTGCTGTGCTGCCAAAAGAGGAGCCGTTAGAGGAGGGAGAGGTGAGAGTGGAGGGTGGGATGATTGTTGGAGGAACAGACATCAGCAAAGCGAGGCCAGGAAAGAAAGCACGGAGCCTCTTGGCACGTATCCAAGATGATGATGCAGCAGGCACAGATCTACTGACGGGTGATGAGCACCATTTTGTGAAGGTGGTGGATGGCAATGTAATTTACTTCTGCTCGGTGTGTGAGCGTTCCTACATGACTCTGTCCAGCTTGAAGCGTCACTCTAATGTGCATTCATGGCGCCGCAGATATCCGTGTCATTACTGTGACAAAGTCTTTGCTCTTGCAGAGTATCGTACCAAACATGAGGTGTGGCACACAGGGGAACGTCGGTACCAGTGCATTTTCTGCTGGGATGCCTTTGCCACGTACTACAATCTCAAAACGCACCAGAAGGCCATTCATGGGATCAATCCCAGTCTCATCTCCAGTGAAAAGACAGCTAATGGGGGCTACAAACAAAAAGCTAATGCGCTTAAACTCTACCGCCTTCTTCCCATGCGCTCCCAGAAGAGACCCTACAAGACTTACAGTGACAGTTTAAATAATGGACTGCTGCTGCCACCAAGTGAAGCATCTCCTCTCTCCATGTCCGGCCTGGGCTGTGGGTTGGACCCTGGGGACCTACAAAGCTTCATCGAAGGGGCCCACGCTCAGACTTTAAAGCCTGATCCAGATGCCTTCTCTGACAGCATCCCCATTTCTGTGGCTGATGAGCACACAGACCTCTCTGCACTGACATCCCACCCACAGATTGATGAGCCCCAAGTAAAAAAGAATAAGAGTAGGGCCCATGAATCTGAGCAAAGGAAAAACAGTGGCAGCTACAAAATGTCTAACAGCAGCAAAACTAAACcacttaaaacatgtaaagacTCAGAATCAAGTATGCCATCTGTGATAACATATGGCCATACAAAACCCTCAGTCATAGTTCATGGGACAGCAATTTCAAACTCTGTCATTGTGCACAGCAACCACGTTTCATCCGGCAGTGAAAAGAGTAAAGAGGACTGCTTATCTGAAAGCTGTAACATTCCAACTTTACTGCAGAGCTGTCCTATATCAACCAAAAAGCAAAGGGATAGTGCAGATGGTCATAGGAAAAGGTCAAGAGAGAGTTATGACACCAGAGATGAAGCTTCACAAAGCAGAGAAGATGGAGAGGCAGGCAGGTTATTACACAAGTCACGCAAGTCCCACAGCAAGAGTTATATATCCACCTCCAAGCAGCAGTCAGCATCTGTAGGATCACAGGTCAAAGAGACAGGGCCACTGTGCCAGATTACAGTACGCATTGGAGAGGAGGCCATAGTCAAGAGAAGCATATCAGAGACAGATCTAAGAAGAGACAAAAGCCTATCCCCTCCTAAAACCAAGCGAAATGAAGTATCTGTGCGGGAAACTAAGGATTCCCGGCACTCTCATTCTCAtcaccaccacaaacaccgcCCCCAGAGCAAAGCCATCAGAGAAGCAGGGGAGGACAAAGAAAAGGGAGATTGTGATGGGAAAGAGGCAgacatggaggaagaggaggaggaagaggaggaggaagaggaggaggagaagcagGAGGTGGAGCATGAAGAGGAGCTCCGAAAAAAGAGTTCCAAATCACGCCCTGAGGTACGCGAGTACAACTTCCGTCAGGAGGTGCGAGAGCAGGAAAGCGACATGGAGGACAACTTATGGCGGCCTTACTACAAGCCTAAAAGAAAGGTCCAAGCACACTTACAGAGGGTAAAGAACTGGCAGAGAAAGCTGAAGTACAAACGTTCCATTCGAATAAAGAGGAGGGCTGAGAGACTTAAAAGTAACGAAACCCAGAAatcaaaagacagaaaacaggaaagaaaatctgaagaggcagaaaaaatccctaaaacacacagagacgaggaagaagaagagaaagataATATATCTGACACCCtaacaaagaaaaatatgaaTGCAGAGGAACACACAGAGGAGAACCGTTATATTTCATCCCCTCCCCTCCTTTTCCCAAAACCCCCTCAATCTACCTCAGCAGTGGCTGCAGGAACAAAGAGAAGGCCTTGGACTAACACTAATGCAGCAGAGTGTGGTACATGTGGCCGCTGGTTCTCAAGTTCTAGGAAGCGAGACAAACACGAGCTGAGCCACCTGCTTGAATTTGTATGCATGTTCTGTCGAGCCACTTTTCCCTCAAGAGATAAATTAGAGGACCATCAACATGCACAGCATCCCAAGCCTGCTGAGGGACCCAGTGTTCCCACTAGAGTTGAAAAAACTGAAGGCAGCACAATCAAATCCATCCCAGAGGTTGCAAAGAATGACAAAGATAAAGGGGGACAAATACGTTTCACTGAAAGAAGTTCCAGCCCAAGTCAACTCAACAGAAGAGCACTATCACGGCACATGTGCCCCCAGTGTCATAAGGTGTGCAAGACATCCTCAGCTTTAACTCGACATATTCGGCGCCACGAGCTAAGCAGTGGTTCAGAGAAAGAACAGGAAGATGAAGTCCAAGAAGGAAATAtaacaaagacattttttactaacacagaacaacaGAGTGAAAACAGACAAGCGCCCAGTACACAGTCTGTTTCAGTTATCAACTATTTAACATCCCAGCCACCCACCAGTAGCTGTTTGACATCGCAGACGCCAAAAGACCTACTCGTTGAACCCAGGCCTGAACATCATTTGTCAGAATCCAGCCACAAATCAGAAGGAAGACCCTCTCCAGTTCTAGAGTCAAAGGCACAAATCGCAGACCCCCCATTAGATAGCCTGGTTAAGCCGACTGTAACTCAACATAACTACACACCACCCACAACATCTCCTATTCAGAGTGTGCTCGTGATGAACGAATCAGAGTGTCTCGACTATCGCACCAACAGCAAAATGAACGTGGACCGCCTGTTTTACAGAGTACCCAGCCCTGGGCACAACCTGCCATCCGCTGATGAGTCTCTGAATGTGCCAATGACAACCGAGACCAGAATAACTATAGAGGGTGCGCCTTCCGTTTCCATGACAACTGTTTCCAACTCCGAGATGGGTTTCATGAAACGGGATGGGGTAATTATGGACAGAGAGAGGAAGGACGTGAATAATGTTTTTCTGCATGCAAGTTACAAGGAGGCACCTCAGGTCCAAGACCTCCGGGTTCAGCCTTTATCCAGGAGTCCCTCTCCTGAACAAGCACAAGATCTCACCATGTCGTCAATACTTGCCAGAGAGAGGGAGATAGAGAGGCAAAAAGAAAAGGAGAGAGAATTAGAGAAACAGCtggagaaagaaaggaaaaaagtgaaCAATAGGGTTCAGATATTTAGTGGGGAGACTCACACCCCTAAGGAACAGACTGCACTCTTGGTCCCCAAAGAGGAACCTCTGAGCCCTGTACCATCTCCTCAACATATCATTATTCAAACCACTGTCAATGGTGCCCCTTCACAGAGGCACACTACCAAATCCTCCTGCAGGTCCCCTTCTAATATTGGACTGTTATCTCAAGCCAATCGTCATATTCACTCCACTTCACATGAACTTGACCGCCTTACACTGCCCACTGTCCCAACTGGTGCTGGTGAACGGCCATCGGCACATGCTCTGCTACTTCCCAGAGTTCCACAGCCACCAGATTTAAAACATCAGGATAATGTTTCTTCCAGAGAATTACTGCAGAGAGATGTCACCCCGATGGACTATCTGGCCCATGACTACCAACTACCACTTATCGTTCCCGAAAGCTACCACTCTGGTAAGAAGCCAGAAGAAAGCCTGATCATGTCCTCCTATCCCCATGAAGCTCTTCCCTTTGGCGCACTGGGAAAAATGATGGTTCCAAACAGTGGGGACTTGGCCAAGATACCGTTCTACCCAGACCCATACCAACTGCTCTACAGGCCTCAGCTCCTGGCCTACCCATACAACCTGGCAGCGCTTCCTGTGGCTCTGAATATGATGACACCAGGAACAGACAAAGTTGAGCCTCTTCCATTCCTTCCTGCTATCTTCAATTACACCACCACTGCTGGACCCTACATGGGTGCAGGTCCTCACCCCCTTGTGGCCAACCCAAGTCTCTACACAGGGAGCAGCAGTGCTAAGAAGCAAAgagaaagcagcagcagcagcaaaccGTAG